In Exiguobacterium sibiricum 7-3, a genomic segment contains:
- a CDS encoding transcription elongation factor GreAB, with protein sequence MGRLTARSSCGIGQPKEPDFPRYTGEYLHIAYIGKAPEVREDNVRLEEISFAELKNRKQVASTFDAVLIMPNKLLEADQGEYADTYLKMRIPTFFIGSNKGHVPFIADWISYKEAAGETTDYAAGYLNGKKTLFWTYGLYNDVKTKGHITAMYSNVFQTVETVKNKQRQ encoded by the coding sequence TTGGGACGGCTGACCGCGCGGTCGTCATGTGGAATCGGACAACCGAAAGAGCCCGACTTCCCTCGGTATACGGGCGAATACTTACACATTGCCTATATCGGGAAAGCACCTGAAGTCCGGGAAGACAACGTCCGTCTAGAGGAAATTTCATTCGCTGAATTAAAAAATCGCAAGCAGGTCGCTTCGACGTTCGACGCTGTACTGATCATGCCGAATAAATTACTGGAAGCGGATCAAGGCGAGTATGCCGATACCTACTTGAAAATGCGAATTCCGACGTTTTTCATCGGGTCGAATAAGGGGCATGTGCCGTTCATCGCGGACTGGATTTCGTACAAGGAAGCGGCGGGGGAGACGACCGATTATGCAGCCGGTTACTTAAACGGGAAAAAGACCTTGTTTTGGACGTACGGGTTATACAACGATGTCAAAACGAAGGGACATATTACCGCCATGTATTCGAATGTCTTTCAAACAGTGGAAACGGTAAAGAACAAACAACGGCAGTAA
- the bglA gene encoding 6-phospho-beta-glucosidase BglA translates to MKTLPNDFLWGGALAAHQFEGGWNAGGKGPSVVDVMTAGEHGVARRITETIEDGTFYPNHEAIDFYHRYKEDIALFAEMGLKCLRTSIGWSRIFPNGDETEPNEAGLQFYDDVFDELLKHGIEPIITLSHFEMPLHLAREYGGFRNRKVAEFFERFAEVCFTRYKDKVTYWMTFNEINNKMDVENPLFLWTNSGVKVEPGENAMEVMYQTGHHELIASALAVAKGKAINPDFQIGAMISHVPIYPYSSHPEDVMLAEKSMRQRYFFPDVQARGYYPNYALKEFEREGYAIPILDGDDEILKNGTVDYIGFSYYMSTTVKHDATVNNTGNIVNGGLANGVENPYIQSSDWGWAIDPVGLRYVLNRLYDRYQLPLFIVENGFGAVDTIEDGKIHDAARIDYLKTHIEALTEAVTEDGVELMGYTPWGIIDIVSFTTGEMKKRYGMIYVDRDNEGNGSMERMKKDSFDWYKQVIATNGQDLAYDKATQR, encoded by the coding sequence ATGAAGACATTACCAAACGATTTTTTATGGGGCGGGGCACTCGCTGCCCATCAATTTGAAGGCGGCTGGAACGCCGGTGGCAAAGGACCAAGTGTCGTTGACGTCATGACAGCGGGTGAACACGGAGTTGCCCGACGAATCACCGAGACGATTGAAGACGGGACGTTTTATCCGAACCATGAAGCGATTGATTTTTATCACCGCTATAAAGAAGACATTGCCTTGTTTGCCGAGATGGGATTGAAATGTCTCCGGACGTCAATCGGCTGGAGCCGGATTTTCCCGAACGGCGACGAAACGGAACCGAATGAAGCTGGACTGCAGTTTTATGATGATGTCTTTGACGAGTTGTTGAAACACGGCATCGAACCGATCATCACGCTGTCACACTTCGAAATGCCGTTGCACCTGGCCCGCGAATACGGCGGTTTCCGTAATCGGAAAGTCGCCGAGTTCTTCGAGCGATTCGCTGAAGTCTGCTTCACGCGCTACAAAGACAAAGTCACGTACTGGATGACGTTCAACGAAATCAACAACAAGATGGATGTCGAAAACCCGTTGTTCCTCTGGACAAACTCCGGTGTCAAAGTCGAACCGGGCGAAAACGCGATGGAAGTCATGTATCAGACCGGTCACCACGAGTTGATCGCCAGTGCTCTTGCCGTCGCGAAAGGAAAAGCGATCAATCCCGACTTCCAAATCGGGGCGATGATTTCACACGTCCCGATCTATCCATACTCGTCGCATCCGGAAGACGTCATGCTGGCTGAAAAATCGATGCGTCAACGGTACTTCTTCCCGGATGTTCAGGCGCGCGGTTACTATCCGAACTATGCCTTAAAAGAGTTTGAACGCGAAGGATATGCCATTCCGATTCTCGACGGCGACGACGAAATCCTGAAAAACGGAACGGTCGACTACATCGGCTTCAGCTATTACATGTCAACGACCGTCAAACACGACGCGACTGTCAACAATACAGGCAACATCGTCAACGGCGGTCTTGCGAACGGTGTCGAGAATCCATACATCCAGTCAAGCGACTGGGGCTGGGCGATTGATCCGGTTGGACTCCGCTACGTTCTGAATCGTCTCTATGACCGGTACCAACTCCCGCTCTTCATCGTCGAAAATGGCTTTGGGGCCGTCGATACGATTGAAGATGGCAAGATTCATGACGCAGCGCGGATTGACTATCTGAAGACGCATATCGAAGCGTTGACGGAAGCGGTCACGGAAGACGGCGTCGAATTGATGGGCTACACACCGTGGGGCATCATCGACATCGTATCGTTTACGACGGGTGAGATGAAAAAACGCTACGGGATGATTTACGTCGACCGTGACAATGAAGGCAACGGTTCAATGGAGCGGATGAAAAAAGATTCGTTCGACTGGTATAAACAGGTCATTGCGACAAACGGACAAGACTTGGCGTATGACAAAGCAACACAACGTTAA